The following are from one region of the Nymphaea colorata isolate Beijing-Zhang1983 chromosome 7, ASM883128v2, whole genome shotgun sequence genome:
- the LOC116257460 gene encoding probable ATP synthase 24 kDa subunit, mitochondrial, whose protein sequence is MAYASRLLNRARLASSSCAGQRMLQHESVIPVRHFSKQADRPVLKGDEMLKGIFFEVKKKFETALGVLRKEKITIDPDDPAAVEQYAKVMKTVREKADLFSESQRINYTIQTRTQGIPDARTYLLTLKEIRVKRGLTDDLGAETMMMEALDKVEKEIKKPLLRSDKKGMALLLAEFDKINQKLGIRKENLPKYEEQLELKIAKAQLEELKKDAFEAMETQRKREEFKEEEMVNVKSLDIRNFI, encoded by the exons ATGGCATACGCCTCTCGGCTTCTGAACCGAGCCAGATTG GCTTCATCATCATGTGCTGGACAGAGGATGTTGCAGCATGAGAGTGTTATACCAGTCCGTCACTTCTCCAAGCAAGCTGATCGACCCGTTCTGAAAGGCGATG AGATGTTGAAGGGCATCTTCTTCGAGGTGAAGAAGAAGTTTGAGACAGCCCTGGGAGTTCTCCGCAAAGAAAAGATAACCATTGATCCTGATGATCCTGCTGCAGTAGAGCAATATGCGAAGGTTATGAAGACTGTACGGGAGAA GGCGGACCTATTTTCAGAATCCCAAAGAATAAATTACACAATTCAGACAAGGACACAGGGTATCCCAGATGCCAGAACATATTTGTTAACACTGAAGGAGATACGGGTGAA GAGAGGTCTCACTGATGACCTTGGTGCAGAAACTATGATGATGGAAGCATTAGACAAAgttgagaaagaaattaagaagCCACTTTTGAGGTCTGACAAGAAAGGAATGGCTCTTCTATTAGCAGAATTTGATAAGATAAACCAGAA GCTTGGCATACGAAAGGAGAATTTACCTAAATATGAAGAGCAGTTGGAACTTAAAATAGCCAAGGCACAATTGGAGGAGCTAAAGAAGGATGCTTTTGAAGCAATGGAAACGCAGAGGAAAAG GGAGGAGttcaaagaagaagagatgGTTAATGTCAAGTCACTGGACATTCGAAACTTTATATGA
- the LOC116257458 gene encoding probable serine/threonine-protein kinase PBL26 isoform X2 has product MPECLIGEGGFGRVYKGELEASGQVVAVKQLDRNGLQGNKEFLVEVLMLSQLHHPNLVNLIGYCADGDQRLLVYEFLPMGSLEDHLLDLEPDQAPLNWYTRMNIAAGAAKGLEYLHDKANPPVIYRDLKSSNILLDEEFNPKLSDFGLAKLGPVGDKAHVSSRVMGTYGYCAPEYARTGQLTVKSDIYSFGVVLLELITGRRAVDTTRHADEQNLVSWAQPIFRDQKRIPELADPMMQGKYPANALKQAVAVAAMCLQEEATTRPFISDVVTALSFLSMPTDGTGGIDTPVVHSLPAQEMRRDDEGSARGQESAGAEAIECGSSQGSRRSSTDGSEF; this is encoded by the exons ATGCCTGAATGTCTGATAGGAGAAGGGGGCTTTGGCAGAGTTTACAAAGGAGAACTTGAAGCCAGTGGCCAG GTTGTGGCTGTCAAACAGCTTGACAGAAATGGGCTACAGGGAAACAAAGAATTCCTTGTCGAGGTCTTGATGCTTAGCCAACTTCACCACCCAAATCTGGTCAACTTGATTGGATATTGTGCAGATGGCGACCAAAGGCTTTTGGTGTATGAATTTTTGCCAATGGGATCACTCGAGGATCATCTTCTTG ATTTGGAGCCTGATCAAGCACCTTTAAACTGGTACACTAGAATGAATATAGCTGCTGGAGCTGCTAAAGGATTAGAATACTTGCATGACAAGGCCAACCCACCTGTTATATATCGGGATCTGAAATCCTCTAATATTTTGCTAGATGAAGAGTTCAACCCAAAACTTTCCGACTTTGGACTCGCTAAACTTGGTCCTGTTGGAGATAAGGCACATGTATCCTCACGAGTTATGGGAACTTATGGATATTGTGCACCTGAATATGCTAGAACAGGTCAGCTAACCGTCAAATCTGATATCTACAGTTTTGGAGTTGTTCTGTTGGAGCTCATTACAGGAAGAAGGGCCGTTGATACCACCAGGCATGCAGATGAACAGAATTTGGTTTCTTGG GCACAACCAATTTTTCGGGATCAAAAGAGGATCCCTGAGCTGGCCGACCCAATGATGCAAGGAAAATACCCAGCAAATGCTTTGAAACAAGCAGTTGCTGTTGCTGCCATGTGCCTTCAAGAGGAGGCTACAACTCGCCCTTTTATCTCCGATGTCGTCACTGCTCTTAGTTTTCTTTCCATGCCCACTGATGGGACTGGTGGTATAGATACTCCTGTAGTTCATTCATTACCTGCACAAGAAATGAGGAGAGATGATGAAGGAAGTGCAAGGGGACAGGAGTCAGCGGGAGCTGAGGCCATAGAGTGTGGTTCTTCACAAGGAAGCAGAAGGTCATCAACTGACGGCAGTGAATTTTAA
- the LOC116257458 gene encoding probable serine/threonine-protein kinase PBL26 isoform X1, with amino-acid sequence MSCFPCFMSDRKAPKRSESWTEGSTTSQSQTTASVSENHKPKTSPNSKEEVDNQVSNGNIEAQTFTFRELAAATNNFMPECLIGEGGFGRVYKGELEASGQVVAVKQLDRNGLQGNKEFLVEVLMLSQLHHPNLVNLIGYCADGDQRLLVYEFLPMGSLEDHLLDLEPDQAPLNWYTRMNIAAGAAKGLEYLHDKANPPVIYRDLKSSNILLDEEFNPKLSDFGLAKLGPVGDKAHVSSRVMGTYGYCAPEYARTGQLTVKSDIYSFGVVLLELITGRRAVDTTRHADEQNLVSWAQPIFRDQKRIPELADPMMQGKYPANALKQAVAVAAMCLQEEATTRPFISDVVTALSFLSMPTDGTGGIDTPVVHSLPAQEMRRDDEGSARGQESAGAEAIECGSSQGSRRSSTDGSEF; translated from the exons ATGAGCTGCTTTCCTTGTTTTATGTCCGATAGGAAAGCACCCAAGAGGTCTGAAAGCTGGACAGAAGGTTCCACGACATCTCAATCTCAGACCACAGCATCTG tCTCAGAAAATCACAAGCCGAAAACCTCACCTAACAGCAAGGAGGAGGTCGATAATCAAGTTTCTAACGGAAATATCGAAGCTCAGACCTTCACATTCCGTGAATTAGCTGCTGCAACCAATAATTTTATGCCTGAATGTCTGATAGGAGAAGGGGGCTTTGGCAGAGTTTACAAAGGAGAACTTGAAGCCAGTGGCCAG GTTGTGGCTGTCAAACAGCTTGACAGAAATGGGCTACAGGGAAACAAAGAATTCCTTGTCGAGGTCTTGATGCTTAGCCAACTTCACCACCCAAATCTGGTCAACTTGATTGGATATTGTGCAGATGGCGACCAAAGGCTTTTGGTGTATGAATTTTTGCCAATGGGATCACTCGAGGATCATCTTCTTG ATTTGGAGCCTGATCAAGCACCTTTAAACTGGTACACTAGAATGAATATAGCTGCTGGAGCTGCTAAAGGATTAGAATACTTGCATGACAAGGCCAACCCACCTGTTATATATCGGGATCTGAAATCCTCTAATATTTTGCTAGATGAAGAGTTCAACCCAAAACTTTCCGACTTTGGACTCGCTAAACTTGGTCCTGTTGGAGATAAGGCACATGTATCCTCACGAGTTATGGGAACTTATGGATATTGTGCACCTGAATATGCTAGAACAGGTCAGCTAACCGTCAAATCTGATATCTACAGTTTTGGAGTTGTTCTGTTGGAGCTCATTACAGGAAGAAGGGCCGTTGATACCACCAGGCATGCAGATGAACAGAATTTGGTTTCTTGG GCACAACCAATTTTTCGGGATCAAAAGAGGATCCCTGAGCTGGCCGACCCAATGATGCAAGGAAAATACCCAGCAAATGCTTTGAAACAAGCAGTTGCTGTTGCTGCCATGTGCCTTCAAGAGGAGGCTACAACTCGCCCTTTTATCTCCGATGTCGTCACTGCTCTTAGTTTTCTTTCCATGCCCACTGATGGGACTGGTGGTATAGATACTCCTGTAGTTCATTCATTACCTGCACAAGAAATGAGGAGAGATGATGAAGGAAGTGCAAGGGGACAGGAGTCAGCGGGAGCTGAGGCCATAGAGTGTGGTTCTTCACAAGGAAGCAGAAGGTCATCAACTGACGGCAGTGAATTTTAA